A stretch of Sinimarinibacterium sp. NLF-5-8 DNA encodes these proteins:
- a CDS encoding glycosyltransferase family 4 protein produces the protein MLPAPFSTDHVWIVLATSLCCVAALALVPRWHIGFSGDRPGQTIQAAHARTVPRIGGVGVYLAGLAGLLLLSPQLPTLTLDILWKLWACLSIVFFVGLLEDTTRRISASWRYIAALVAAGLFSWMHDSYGIASVGFDLLDPGFNSSGLRLAFFAFAVASVSHAFNLIDGQNGVCSGVSILVFSALAVTAVRTDQIALAQLATIMAAANLGFFVFNFPLGKIFLGDGGAYFNGAMAAALTVLIVQGAGRASPWLAILILIYPIWETLFSMARRLRARQPFHLADKHHLHHLAAAALSGAAPNRQTQWIAAPLLLSVAPFVLSAPLLAEQPARLQLLSLLFVTGYCLLYRHLARRDAA, from the coding sequence ATGTTGCCAGCCCCCTTTTCAACCGATCATGTATGGATCGTATTGGCGACCAGCCTATGCTGCGTAGCCGCGTTGGCGCTGGTGCCTCGCTGGCACATCGGCTTTAGCGGCGATCGCCCCGGTCAAACCATCCAGGCTGCGCACGCGCGCACCGTGCCGCGCATCGGCGGGGTCGGCGTTTATCTGGCCGGCTTGGCCGGGCTGTTGCTGCTGTCACCGCAACTGCCGACACTGACCCTCGATATCCTCTGGAAACTCTGGGCCTGCCTGAGCATCGTGTTTTTCGTCGGTTTGCTTGAAGACACGACGCGACGGATTTCAGCAAGCTGGCGCTATATCGCAGCCCTGGTTGCCGCCGGATTGTTCAGCTGGATGCACGACAGCTATGGCATCGCCTCGGTCGGTTTTGACCTGCTCGATCCGGGGTTCAATTCATCCGGATTGCGGTTGGCGTTTTTTGCGTTTGCCGTGGCCAGCGTTTCTCACGCCTTCAACCTGATCGACGGGCAAAACGGAGTGTGCTCAGGCGTCAGCATTCTGGTCTTTTCGGCACTGGCGGTGACCGCCGTGCGCACCGATCAAATCGCGCTGGCACAGCTCGCCACCATCATGGCGGCCGCCAACCTGGGTTTTTTTGTGTTCAATTTCCCACTGGGCAAGATTTTTCTCGGTGACGGCGGCGCCTATTTCAACGGCGCGATGGCAGCCGCTCTGACGGTGCTGATTGTCCAGGGTGCCGGGCGAGCCTCTCCATGGCTGGCCATTTTGATTCTGATTTATCCGATCTGGGAAACCCTGTTTTCGATGGCCCGCCGCCTGCGCGCGCGCCAACCCTTTCATCTGGCAGACAAGCACCATCTGCATCATCTGGCTGCAGCGGCGCTCAGCGGCGCCGCGCCAAACCGTCAGACCCAATGGATTGCAGCGCCCCTTTTGCTGAGCGTGGCGCCGTTTGTGCTGAGCGCCCCGTTGCTGGCGGAACAACCGGCGCGGCTGCAATTGCTGTCGCTGCTGTTCGTGACCGGCTATTGCCTGCTTTACCGCCATCTGGCGCGGCGTGACGCGGCATGA
- a CDS encoding glycosyltransferase family 2 protein — MTELPTAVIVSYHPPAGFAQRLRAVLAQTARILIVDNGAGDLAELASLDTDARARVQVIDSGGNIGLAAALDLGIAAARQQGARQVLLLDHDSTPAADMVSQLLRARAAAPEPSLIAVVVPQIRYAHPDIRCRWPAAQPQQRLRFAFAYATQMRAPQPVLLAIGSGMLLDVAIWQRLGGFDARLFIDLVDTEYCLRARAQGFTILAAPRAQLAHALGDVEKRRALGLDMFPTHHSPLRHYYLSRNRCVLMRRYALSQPNWLIYETLGALKLTLKVALFEPGRLHKFAAMLRGTRDGLRMALRDPGAPHGHV, encoded by the coding sequence ATGACTGAACTGCCAACCGCGGTGATCGTCAGCTATCACCCCCCGGCCGGTTTTGCACAGCGGCTTCGCGCCGTACTTGCGCAAACGGCGCGGATTCTCATCGTTGACAATGGGGCAGGCGATCTTGCAGAACTGGCCTCACTCGACACGGACGCGCGCGCGCGCGTTCAGGTGATCGACAGCGGCGGCAATATCGGCCTGGCTGCGGCGCTCGATCTGGGCATTGCCGCCGCCCGCCAACAGGGCGCCCGGCAAGTTCTGCTGCTCGATCATGACAGCACCCCGGCCGCCGACATGGTGAGCCAACTGCTGCGCGCGCGCGCCGCAGCGCCCGAACCCTCCCTGATTGCCGTGGTCGTCCCGCAGATTCGCTATGCCCATCCCGACATCCGCTGCCGCTGGCCTGCGGCACAACCGCAGCAGCGCCTGCGCTTTGCCTTTGCCTATGCGACACAGATGCGCGCGCCGCAGCCGGTTCTGCTGGCGATCGGCTCCGGCATGCTGCTGGATGTTGCGATCTGGCAGCGCCTCGGCGGGTTTGACGCACGCTTGTTCATCGACCTGGTAGATACCGAATACTGCCTGCGCGCGCGCGCGCAGGGCTTCACCATCCTGGCCGCACCGCGCGCGCAACTGGCACACGCACTCGGTGACGTTGAAAAACGCCGCGCGCTCGGCCTCGACATGTTTCCGACGCACCACAGCCCGCTGCGCCATTACTACCTCAGCCGCAACCGCTGCGTGCTGATGCGCCGTTACGCACTCAGCCAGCCCAACTGGCTGATCTACGAAACCCTGGGCGCCCTCAAGCTCACGCTCAAGGTGGCGCTGTTCGAACCCGGACGCCTGCACAAGTTTGCCGCCATGCTGCGCGGCACCCGCGATGGCCTGCGGATGGCCCTGCGCGACCCCGGCGCCCCGCACGGCCATGTCTGA
- a CDS encoding glycosyltransferase family 2 protein encodes MSETQTPVRWRLSVISHGHGAAVNRVLCAAHQQLADCAHELVLTINIPEPLDHLDALPASLRARLQIIHNRAARGFGANHNAALLGSSATFVALLDPDLGLPVPIFAALERALANPATGLIAPLAYDSRGRLEDNGRRLATPWDIARRRIQRGSHQCVEPTQPLQAVEWLAGLFMAARAQTFTRIGGFDPRFWMYCEDVDLCLRARQQGFDVIRANHLKINHDARRNTFRRPGHLRWHLQSLWRLWHTPAYAWARKHRL; translated from the coding sequence ATGTCTGAGACTCAAACGCCGGTGCGCTGGCGCCTCTCGGTCATCAGCCACGGCCACGGCGCTGCCGTCAACCGGGTTCTGTGCGCCGCCCACCAGCAACTGGCCGACTGCGCGCATGAGCTGGTTCTGACCATCAACATCCCCGAGCCGCTCGATCATCTCGACGCCCTGCCCGCCAGCCTGCGCGCGCGCTTGCAGATCATCCACAACCGCGCTGCACGCGGCTTTGGCGCCAACCACAACGCGGCACTGCTTGGCAGCTCGGCGACGTTTGTGGCCTTGCTCGACCCCGACCTGGGGCTACCAGTGCCGATCTTTGCAGCGCTGGAACGCGCGCTCGCCAACCCCGCAACCGGATTGATCGCACCACTGGCATACGATTCCAGAGGACGGCTTGAAGACAATGGCCGCCGTCTGGCCACGCCCTGGGATATCGCGCGCCGGCGCATCCAGCGGGGCAGCCACCAGTGCGTCGAACCGACGCAACCGCTGCAAGCGGTGGAATGGCTGGCCGGACTGTTCATGGCCGCGCGCGCGCAAACCTTCACCCGCATCGGCGGATTTGACCCACGCTTCTGGATGTATTGCGAAGATGTGGACCTGTGTCTGCGCGCGCGCCAGCAAGGGTTTGACGTCATCCGCGCCAATCATCTGAAGATCAACCACGATGCACGCCGCAATACCTTCCGTCGCCCCGGTCACTTGCGCTGGCACCTGCAAAGCCTGTGGCGGCTGTGGCACACGCCAGCCTACGCCTGGGCGCGCAAACACCGCCTCTGA
- a CDS encoding glycosyltransferase yields the protein MHAWLRSARRALAAHIPVRQRQQIRSALRAAHHTLLRISGLPSGYQRWCARVEPTAAQLDTLRAQEAQRADAWRFAVVMPVYAPDLSQLAEAIDSVRAQTYPHWTLCIANDGSPDPAIAAFLDAQARADARIRVTHRAHNGGIAAATADALALDDAPFVALLDQDDRLAPWALSFVARALDAAPDAGLLYSDEDKVSEDGVRHTPFFKPDWNPDLLYAVNYFCHLLVIRRSVLDAAGGFRPGFDGAQDYDVALRCTAQLPPSQIIHIPAVLYHWRTARGSTAASSDAKPYAHQAGLAALRARFDLPVEDGAQPTSYRVRWPLPEGLPKISILVPTRDGGARLQKCMTQLLGVTDYPDIELLLIDNQSRDALTHDVFAALCAQARPGLAVRVLCYDQPFNYSAINNFAAQHAQGELLLLLNDDVEVLHADWLREMLAQLLQPGVGAVGAKLYYPDGRIQHGGVVLGIGGTAGHAHKYFPRHHPGYGGRLRLPQTVSAVTGACLMTRKRDFDALGGLDAAHLAVAFNDVDYCLKLGARGLRTVWTPYAELIHHESASRGADDTPEKCRRLAREACVMQKRWGAQLQDDPCYNPSLTLKAEDFSIRTDAQPYLQRALSRRGAGSIGGRG from the coding sequence ATGCACGCATGGCTGCGGAGTGCGCGCCGTGCGCTGGCCGCGCACATTCCGGTGCGTCAGCGCCAGCAGATTCGTTCGGCACTGCGTGCCGCACACCACACATTGCTGCGCATCAGCGGCTTGCCCAGCGGCTACCAACGCTGGTGCGCGCGCGTGGAACCCACGGCGGCGCAACTCGACACCCTGCGCGCGCAAGAGGCGCAGCGCGCCGACGCATGGCGGTTTGCGGTGGTGATGCCGGTGTATGCACCGGACTTATCGCAGTTGGCCGAAGCCATTGATTCGGTACGCGCGCAAACCTATCCGCACTGGACGCTGTGCATCGCCAACGATGGCTCGCCCGATCCCGCAATCGCCGCATTTCTCGACGCACAGGCGCGCGCAGATGCACGGATTCGTGTTACCCATCGCGCCCACAACGGCGGCATTGCAGCAGCCACCGCCGATGCGCTGGCGCTGGACGACGCGCCGTTCGTGGCGCTGCTGGATCAGGACGACCGGCTCGCGCCGTGGGCGCTGTCGTTCGTCGCGCGCGCGCTGGATGCCGCGCCGGACGCCGGGTTGCTGTATTCCGATGAGGACAAGGTCAGCGAGGATGGCGTGCGCCACACGCCGTTTTTCAAACCGGACTGGAACCCGGATTTGCTGTACGCGGTGAATTACTTTTGCCACCTGCTGGTGATCCGGCGCAGCGTGCTGGATGCAGCAGGCGGGTTTCGCCCCGGATTTGACGGTGCGCAGGATTACGATGTGGCGCTGCGCTGTACCGCGCAATTGCCGCCGTCGCAGATCATCCACATTCCCGCCGTGCTGTATCACTGGCGCACCGCGCGCGGTTCCACAGCAGCGAGCAGTGATGCCAAACCGTATGCGCATCAGGCCGGATTGGCCGCGCTGCGCGCGCGCTTTGACTTACCGGTTGAGGACGGCGCGCAACCCACCAGCTATCGCGTGCGTTGGCCGCTGCCGGAGGGGCTGCCCAAAATCAGCATCCTCGTCCCCACGCGCGATGGCGGTGCGCGCTTGCAGAAGTGCATGACGCAATTGTTGGGCGTGACCGATTACCCGGACATCGAATTGTTGCTGATCGATAACCAAAGCCGTGATGCGCTGACCCATGACGTTTTTGCCGCATTGTGCGCGCAGGCAAGGCCGGGACTCGCGGTGCGTGTGCTGTGCTATGACCAGCCTTTCAATTATTCTGCGATCAACAACTTTGCGGCGCAGCACGCGCAGGGCGAGCTGTTGCTACTGCTCAACGACGACGTGGAAGTGCTGCACGCCGATTGGCTGCGCGAAATGCTCGCGCAGTTGCTGCAACCGGGTGTTGGTGCGGTGGGCGCCAAGCTGTATTACCCGGACGGGCGGATTCAGCATGGCGGCGTGGTGCTGGGGATTGGCGGCACGGCGGGGCACGCGCACAAATACTTTCCGCGCCACCATCCTGGTTATGGCGGGCGCTTGCGATTGCCGCAAACGGTGTCCGCAGTGACCGGCGCATGTCTGATGACGCGCAAACGTGATTTCGACGCCCTCGGCGGACTGGACGCCGCGCATCTGGCCGTGGCCTTCAATGATGTGGACTATTGCCTGAAGCTGGGCGCGCGCGGTTTGCGCACGGTGTGGACACCCTATGCCGAGTTGATCCATCACGAGTCGGCTTCGCGCGGAGCCGACGATACGCCTGAAAAATGTCGCCGCCTGGCGCGCGAAGCCTGCGTCATGCAAAAGCGCTGGGGTGCACAACTGCAGGATGATCCCTGCTACAACCCGAGCCTGACGCTCAAAGCCGAGGATTTTTCGATCAGGACGGACGCGCAGCCCTATCTGCAACGCGCGCTGTCACGGCGGGGCGCTGGCTCCATCGGAGGGCGTGGCTGA
- a CDS encoding polysaccharide biosynthesis/export family protein, producing MLNKVVLFLVGLGVVGAAVAQDASLQAALAQQQSLEARSVESQAPPIPEAVQVDRQARAQGVFGADLFRGRFAAQSFKGFNPDYLVSVGDRIDLKLWGAVDLALMLEVDSQGNIFVPRIGPVQVANVRNGALNALVTQRIQQVYRENVGVYAALAAAEPVKVFVTGYVKAPGLFGAYASDSLLHFLDQAGGIDEQTGSFLDVRILRGGSEVARFSLYDFLLRGQLPLFQFRDGDTIVVWPKKSVATVTGLVRNAAQFEFDGTIALADLLTMAGIDPRATHVMLIKNQTPEREAVYLPVDAEQARQEQVVSGDEVSVFADRQIGSIIAKVEGEYQGLSQYSLPYASHLGDLLQKVQTTERSNLQGLQLYRKSVAVRQKQVLDQMLRKLEEAVLNTRASSVEEATLRVREAELVMKFVERARTIEPRGQLVLQTNADLTDVALEDQDVIRIPRQANTVAVQGEVFFPTAFVHVPGKGLKYYLEQAGGLTQNANKSKIFIMHPNGEMVEASLGWGSGTELAPGDEIMVLPKVDSKKFQLTKDLVQVLYQIALSAGVVLRL from the coding sequence ATGTTGAATAAAGTCGTGTTGTTTTTGGTGGGACTGGGCGTGGTTGGCGCCGCTGTGGCGCAAGACGCCTCCTTGCAGGCGGCGCTGGCGCAGCAGCAGAGTCTGGAAGCCCGATCTGTCGAGTCGCAGGCGCCGCCGATTCCCGAAGCCGTGCAGGTTGATCGACAGGCGCGCGCGCAGGGCGTGTTTGGTGCCGACCTGTTTCGGGGACGTTTTGCCGCGCAGTCATTCAAGGGCTTCAATCCGGATTATCTGGTCAGCGTCGGCGATCGCATCGACCTCAAGCTGTGGGGCGCGGTCGATCTGGCGCTGATGCTGGAAGTGGATTCGCAAGGCAACATCTTTGTGCCGCGCATTGGCCCTGTGCAGGTCGCCAACGTGCGCAACGGAGCGCTCAACGCGCTGGTCACGCAGCGCATCCAGCAGGTGTACCGCGAAAACGTTGGCGTCTACGCGGCGCTGGCGGCGGCCGAGCCGGTCAAAGTGTTCGTCACCGGCTACGTCAAGGCGCCGGGGCTGTTTGGCGCGTATGCGTCGGATTCGCTGCTGCATTTTCTCGATCAGGCGGGCGGCATCGACGAGCAAACCGGCAGTTTTCTCGACGTTCGCATCCTGCGCGGCGGCAGCGAAGTGGCGCGTTTCAGCCTGTACGACTTTCTGTTGCGCGGCCAGTTGCCGCTGTTTCAGTTCCGCGATGGCGACACGATTGTCGTTTGGCCGAAAAAATCCGTGGCGACGGTGACCGGGCTGGTGCGCAACGCCGCGCAGTTCGAGTTTGACGGCACGATTGCATTGGCCGATTTGCTGACGATGGCGGGCATCGACCCGCGCGCCACGCACGTCATGCTGATCAAAAACCAGACCCCGGAACGCGAAGCCGTGTACCTGCCGGTGGACGCCGAGCAAGCGCGGCAGGAGCAGGTGGTGTCGGGCGATGAAGTGTCGGTATTCGCCGACCGCCAGATCGGCAGCATCATCGCCAAGGTCGAAGGTGAATATCAGGGGTTGAGCCAGTATTCGCTGCCGTATGCCAGCCACCTGGGCGATTTGCTCCAGAAAGTCCAGACCACCGAGCGTTCCAATCTGCAAGGGCTTCAGTTGTATCGCAAAAGCGTCGCGGTGCGGCAGAAACAGGTGTTGGATCAAATGCTGCGCAAGCTCGAAGAAGCGGTGCTCAACACCCGCGCCAGTTCCGTGGAAGAAGCCACGCTGCGCGTGCGTGAGGCCGAACTGGTGATGAAGTTCGTCGAGCGCGCGCGCACCATCGAACCGCGCGGACAATTGGTGTTGCAGACCAACGCCGATCTGACCGACGTGGCGCTGGAAGATCAGGACGTGATCCGCATCCCCCGGCAGGCCAACACCGTTGCGGTGCAGGGCGAGGTGTTCTTTCCCACCGCCTTCGTCCACGTTCCGGGTAAGGGCCTCAAGTACTACCTCGAACAAGCGGGCGGGCTGACCCAGAACGCCAACAAGAGCAAGATTTTCATCATGCACCCGAATGGCGAAATGGTTGAAGCCAGCCTCGGCTGGGGCAGTGGCACCGAGCTTGCGCCGGGCGATGAAATCATGGTGCTGCCCAAGGTGGACAGCAAAAAATTCCAGTTGACCAAAGATTTGGTGCAAGTGCTGTATCAGATTGCGCTGTCGGCAGGCGTGGTGCTGCGCCTTTGA
- a CDS encoding ABC transporter ATP-binding protein, giving the protein MIELRNITKSYPLQGLARYTVLRDLSLTLPSRTHIGIVGRNGAGKSTLLRIIGGLELPDRGTVRSEGSISPPLGLTSGFAQQISGRDNARFVCRICGDDAATARERVAFIRQFSELGDFFDRPVETYSSGMKARLAFGISMSFDYDYYLIDELTAVGDARFREKAKKAFAEKKGRSSIIMVSHSLDALRRDCEAGLYVKAGQVRYYDDIKQAIEDYLKDQQN; this is encoded by the coding sequence ATGATCGAACTGCGCAACATCACCAAGTCGTATCCGTTGCAGGGGCTTGCGCGCTACACCGTGCTGCGCGATCTGAGCCTGACGCTGCCGTCGCGCACGCACATTGGCATCGTCGGACGCAATGGTGCGGGCAAAAGCACGCTGCTGCGCATCATCGGCGGGCTGGAACTGCCGGATCGCGGCACGGTGCGCAGTGAGGGCAGCATTTCGCCACCGCTGGGGCTGACCAGTGGCTTTGCGCAGCAAATCTCAGGCCGCGACAATGCGCGCTTCGTGTGCCGGATTTGCGGCGACGATGCGGCAACGGCGCGCGAGCGGGTGGCGTTCATTCGCCAGTTTTCGGAACTGGGCGATTTTTTTGATCGTCCGGTGGAAACCTATTCGTCGGGGATGAAGGCGCGGCTGGCGTTTGGCATCAGCATGTCGTTCGACTACGACTATTACCTGATCGACGAACTGACCGCCGTGGGCGATGCGCGGTTTCGGGAAAAAGCCAAGAAAGCGTTTGCCGAGAAAAAAGGGCGGTCGAGCATCATCATGGTCAGTCACAGTCTGGATGCGCTGCGTCGGGACTGCGAAGCGGGGCTGTACGTCAAGGCCGGACAGGTGCGTTATTACGACGACATCAAGCAGGCCATCGAAGATTATCTGAAGGATCAACAGAACTGA
- a CDS encoding ABC transporter permease, with protein sequence MNGDVPIASPPRRHGRGSLEVFLTSLHACLLREMKNQFGRQRLGYFWALMEPMATVAILTGLHAGLRGAGALIYGAHPVVFFVFGAVPAFIFLHAVSRAQGVCSGLKGLFNYRQVRPIDMMIARTLVDALMMVAVAVLFIVGWGWWLGMPLTIADPLLLVVALISLYLLGLLLGLVFEVFGTVYENLKRVFGIAMRPIFFISGIFFTIGMIPEAQRHYLTWNPVLHAVDLSRAAVIPGYDSPASLGYVWLCIGVLMFVGLAAYRRYLYRLL encoded by the coding sequence GTGAACGGTGATGTGCCCATCGCGTCGCCGCCGCGCCGACACGGACGTGGCAGTCTTGAGGTGTTTCTGACCTCGCTGCACGCGTGTCTGTTGCGTGAGATGAAAAACCAGTTTGGCCGTCAGCGGTTGGGCTATTTCTGGGCGTTGATGGAGCCGATGGCGACGGTGGCGATTCTGACCGGCCTGCACGCGGGGCTGCGCGGCGCGGGTGCGCTGATTTATGGCGCGCATCCGGTGGTGTTTTTCGTGTTTGGTGCGGTGCCGGCGTTTATTTTTCTGCACGCGGTATCGCGTGCGCAGGGCGTGTGCAGCGGTTTGAAGGGGCTGTTCAATTATCGGCAGGTGCGTCCCATCGACATGATGATCGCGCGCACGTTGGTTGATGCGCTGATGATGGTGGCTGTGGCGGTGCTGTTCATTGTTGGCTGGGGCTGGTGGCTGGGGATGCCGTTGACGATTGCCGATCCGCTGTTGCTGGTGGTGGCGCTGATCTCGCTGTACCTGTTGGGGTTGTTGCTGGGGTTGGTGTTCGAGGTGTTCGGTACCGTGTATGAGAACCTCAAGCGCGTGTTTGGCATCGCCATGCGGCCGATTTTTTTCATCTCCGGCATCTTCTTCACCATCGGCATGATTCCCGAAGCGCAGCGCCATTACCTGACGTGGAATCCGGTGCTGCACGCGGTCGATCTGAGCCGCGCGGCAGTGATTCCCGGCTATGACTCGCCCGCGTCGCTGGGCTATGTGTGGTTGTGCATCGGGGTGCTGATGTTCGTCGGGCTGGCGGCGTACCGGCGTTATCTGTATCGGCTTTTGTAA
- a CDS encoding glycosyltransferase: MLGFLGIGAQKAGTSWLYAQLCQHPQLGFPLGKEAHFWNRAPTPEGIAAYLARFADPLRIEGEITPAYAALPLEVIRQIHRAAPDLRLIYILRNPVERAWSSAQMALARAEMTPAEASQRWYLDHFRSAGSRARGDYAGAIARWRQVFGAQALLIVRYEQIESQPQAVLAQVCAHLGVSAPTEAMLQGCGQRVFAGNGAPLPAPLRRALEAMYRPQVRALAQLLNMDLSEWMKDSKPFEPPQRQKSALPVRIVQHLRERQACRQLRRSGLFDARFYLAHNPDVAAAGMDPLLHFLRFGGAEQRAPSAAFDSAAYCSAYPDVAAAGLNPLLHYLTFGRGEGRRYVALGAAADHKKQAPATAAQAAAEASSVVTVPPAATKKALVSKRPVFADFTDYERQSMFLSPIRAPLDEQDKYVLGHMHTVRQHLARQAQPAADAPWVSLVLLGSGTPAQWRRTLASVQAQSWPRVQVLLPAAAQIEALGESVEWITLPAEINNAAALNAALALARGEWVGYVRAGDVLDADFVAILAAALNAQAGCELAYCAQAQHAADDTLQALHYSVACTPLLENQPVVDGTAILHRRALVDAVAGFDATLELPLAQWDFILKAAERAALVSVPCVLSTRYGAPALPDNVPDMAARRAPRLIDLLPDVPNVPGLDRLHGLPRPLLTVSPAMAARKVAVIIPSFECLDYLRLCVASVQTFTPPGHQLIVVDNASGADVRAYLAELSRQPNVTVIQNEHNYGFTYAVNQGIECADALTGAQADVILLNNDALVTPGWLQAMQQVLDDCPDAGLVLPRQVLPAHTQTIQIHNPAMNPAREAEVNLSLHHNNVLEPLLDVQRGYVGLRFAPFFCVYIPRRTLNEVGLLDYARAPHYDSDNLYCEAVRRIAGRRIVYTPHAKLYHFLQRATTQLKQADPRMFQSMFVKNEWKEIQRGSHA, from the coding sequence ATGCTGGGTTTTTTAGGCATCGGTGCGCAAAAAGCGGGAACCAGCTGGCTGTATGCGCAGTTGTGCCAGCATCCGCAGCTGGGTTTTCCGTTGGGCAAGGAAGCCCATTTCTGGAATCGTGCGCCGACGCCGGAGGGTATTGCGGCTTATCTGGCGCGTTTTGCGGACCCGCTGCGGATCGAAGGCGAAATCACCCCTGCATATGCTGCGCTGCCGCTGGAGGTGATCCGGCAGATTCATCGTGCAGCCCCCGATTTGCGTCTGATCTATATCCTGCGCAACCCCGTGGAGCGGGCGTGGTCGTCGGCGCAGATGGCGCTGGCGCGCGCGGAAATGACGCCGGCAGAGGCCAGCCAGAGGTGGTATCTGGATCATTTTCGTTCTGCGGGATCGCGCGCGCGCGGTGATTACGCAGGCGCCATCGCGCGTTGGCGACAGGTTTTTGGTGCGCAGGCGCTGCTGATCGTGCGTTATGAGCAGATCGAGTCGCAGCCGCAGGCGGTTTTGGCGCAGGTTTGTGCGCATCTGGGCGTTTCGGCGCCCACAGAGGCCATGTTGCAGGGATGTGGCCAGCGTGTGTTTGCAGGCAATGGGGCGCCCCTGCCGGCGCCTTTGCGGCGCGCGCTGGAGGCGATGTATCGCCCGCAGGTGCGCGCGCTGGCGCAGTTGTTGAATATGGACTTGAGTGAGTGGATGAAGGATTCAAAGCCCTTTGAGCCGCCGCAACGGCAAAAATCCGCATTGCCGGTGCGCATCGTGCAGCACCTGCGTGAGCGGCAGGCCTGTCGGCAGCTGCGGCGCAGCGGGCTGTTCGATGCCCGCTTCTATCTGGCGCACAACCCGGATGTGGCCGCAGCCGGGATGGATCCCTTGCTGCATTTTTTACGTTTTGGCGGGGCTGAGCAGCGCGCGCCGAGTGCGGCATTCGACAGCGCCGCGTACTGTTCGGCGTATCCGGATGTGGCCGCAGCCGGCCTCAACCCCTTGCTGCATTACCTGACATTTGGCCGTGGTGAAGGTCGCCGGTATGTGGCACTGGGCGCTGCTGCCGACCACAAAAAACAAGCGCCGGCGACAGCAGCGCAGGCGGCAGCAGAAGCATCATCCGTCGTGACCGTCCCGCCAGCGGCGACGAAAAAAGCCTTGGTGAGCAAGCGGCCGGTGTTTGCGGACTTCACCGATTACGAACGACAGTCGATGTTTTTGTCGCCGATCCGCGCGCCGCTGGATGAGCAGGACAAATACGTTTTGGGACACATGCACACGGTGCGCCAGCATCTGGCGCGTCAGGCGCAGCCCGCAGCGGATGCGCCGTGGGTGAGTCTGGTGCTGCTCGGTTCCGGGACGCCTGCGCAATGGCGACGCACGCTGGCGAGCGTGCAGGCGCAAAGCTGGCCGCGCGTGCAGGTGTTGTTGCCTGCGGCGGCGCAAATCGAAGCGCTGGGCGAATCAGTGGAATGGATCACGCTGCCGGCAGAGATCAACAACGCTGCGGCGTTGAATGCGGCCCTGGCGCTGGCCCGCGGCGAATGGGTCGGCTATGTGCGTGCGGGCGACGTGCTGGATGCCGATTTCGTGGCCATCCTCGCCGCTGCGCTGAACGCGCAGGCGGGGTGTGAGCTGGCCTACTGCGCGCAGGCGCAGCACGCTGCCGATGACACCCTGCAAGCGCTGCATTACAGCGTCGCCTGCACCCCACTGCTGGAAAATCAGCCGGTCGTCGATGGCACGGCGATCCTGCATCGGCGTGCGTTGGTGGATGCGGTGGCGGGCTTTGATGCCACGCTGGAACTGCCGCTCGCGCAATGGGATTTCATCCTCAAGGCTGCCGAACGCGCGGCGCTGGTCTCCGTGCCGTGCGTGCTGAGCACGCGGTACGGCGCACCTGCGCTGCCCGATAACGTGCCGGACATGGCCGCGCGCCGCGCGCCGCGTCTGATCGACCTGCTGCCTGATGTGCCGAACGTCCCCGGACTGGATCGGCTCCATGGCTTGCCGCGTCCGCTGCTGACGGTGTCGCCGGCAATGGCCGCGCGCAAGGTGGCGGTGATCATCCCCAGCTTTGAATGTCTGGACTATCTGCGCCTGTGCGTGGCCTCGGTGCAGACGTTCACGCCGCCGGGGCATCAACTGATCGTGGTGGATAACGCCTCTGGTGCCGACGTGCGCGCGTATCTGGCGGAACTGAGTCGCCAGCCCAACGTCACGGTGATCCAGAACGAGCACAACTATGGCTTCACCTACGCCGTCAATCAGGGCATCGAATGTGCCGACGCGCTGACGGGCGCGCAGGCCGATGTGATCCTGCTCAACAACGATGCGCTGGTCACGCCAGGCTGGTTGCAGGCCATGCAGCAGGTGCTGGACGACTGCCCGGATGCGGGACTGGTGCTGCCGCGCCAAGTGCTGCCCGCGCACACGCAAACCATCCAGATCCACAATCCGGCGATGAACCCGGCGCGTGAAGCCGAGGTGAACCTGTCTCTGCACCACAACAACGTGCTGGAACCGTTGCTGGACGTGCAGCGCGGCTATGTGGGGCTGCGGTTTGCGCCGTTTTTCTGCGTGTACATTCCACGCCGTACACTCAATGAAGTGGGGTTGCTGGACTACGCACGCGCGCCGCATTACGACTCCGACAATCTCTATTGCGAAGCGGTGCGGCGCATTGCCGGGCGGCGCATCGTCTACACGCCGCACGCCAAGCTGTATCACTTTCTGCAACGCGCGACGACGCAGCTCAAACAGGCAGACCCGCGCATGTTTCAGAGCATGTTCGTCAAAAACGAGTGGAAGGAAATCCAACGCGGGAGCCATGCGTGA